The DNA sequence TTCGCGCAGATCGCGCCGGTGGAAGCGCAGCTTGTTCCCGGCCATGGACCAGAGAAAGCGCAGCAGCGAGGCCGTACCCGGATATCGCGTGAGCTTGCCCCTGCCTGCTGGGGGTACCCCATCGCTGGCCGTGGTATCGCCGGCCAGCAGGGTGCGCATCACCTGCGCAGGCCAGATGGCGCTGTGCATGAGCACCGTCTCCACGGTCTCGGCATGACTGTGGTCCACGGTGGCGAACCACCCTTGCCGAAGTATGCGGCCCTGGTCCAGATCCTCGGTGAGGCGCTGCAGCACGGCGCCGGTCACGGGCTCCCCGTCCACGATCTCCCACAGCCCCGGAGGGCCGCCCCGGTAGTGTGCAGGGTCGCCGTGATGGAAGCTCCACACCCCGAAGCGTGGCAGGGACAGGATGCCGCCCGTGAGGATGTTGAATCCGAAGCGCAGCAGCACATCCGGCCGGTGGCCCGCGATGGCCGCACATTGGTCTTTTGTGAAAGACTCCCTGATCCCTTGTTGTTCCGGCCTGACCTTGACGCAGGGGAGAGCCCCGAGCAGATCGTGGAGATCCACCTCCTGCATGGCGGGCGGGGCGAAGCGCCTGCGGTACCAACGGTAGAGCGCGGTATCCCAGTGGCGCCAGGTCCTGCTCCGCTTCATTGCCACCACAGGTTCTTCGGTCACCAGCAGCACGGGCACTACGCCAGGAACGGCAAGGGCCTGCCGAATGGCTTCCGCCTGCCAGCGTTGGAACACGGTGCCCCGGCACAGGATGCCCAGGCGCAATTCGTTCAAGCCCGTTTCAGCCATGACCGGTGACGCGTTGGTGGATGGTGAGCAGCGCCCTGCCCACAGCCTCCCGACTGAAGCGTTCGCCCACGCTGCGCCGGATGGCCGAAGGGTCATGAGGAAGGTCGCCCGAGGCCAGGGTGAGCATCGCCGTGGCGAGTGCCGCATCATCGCGCGGCCCGATGAGGATGCCGTTCTCCGGGGTGATGAAAGCTTCCGGTCCGCCGCATCTGGTGGCGATCACAGGGCGGCCCAGCGCCAGCGCTTCGCCGGTGACCACGCTGAATGTCTCCACATTGCTGTTCACCACCACGGCCATGGCACCGGCCAGATGGTCGAGCACCTCACGGTTCGACAGTCTTCCCAGGAACCGCACCTGTTCCCCGATCGCCAAACGCACGGCGAGATCCCGCAACATGGTGCGATCCGGGCCATCGCCGATGACCGTGAGCCGGAGGCCCGCGTTCCGTTCGCGGGCCGTGGCAAGCGCGCGGAGTATGCCGCTGATGTTCTTGGTCCCGTCCAGCAGATCGGCCACCACGAAGAAATGGCCAGGCTCGCCAGGGGGCGTCAAAGCACGCTCCAGGCCGGGCACCACGTTGGGTACGATCACAGGGGAGCTTGCCAGCCCATGCGCGGCCAAGGCTTCGCCCAACCAGGGGCTTACAGTCGTCACTACCGCGGCATTCCGGAAGAGCCATTTGCTCAGCGCATGGAAAAGCATACCCTTGGCCGCGTAGGTGCCATCGAGGTACTCACTGCTGTGTTCGTTCACCACGTAAGGCAACTTGTTGCGCCAGGCGAACCAGCGCGCCGCCAGCACTGGTCTCACCAGAATGCAGGCATGGAGGGAGTCCGGCATGCCACGTTCACGCACCAGCCGATGCCAGCCGCGCCGCGTGGTGCGCCACCAACGGAGCAGGTTCACCAGCTTGCGCCAGGGTTTCCAGGCAGCGGTGTTCGCGCGGTAGTAACAATGGAGCTCCCAGGCGCCGTCCAGGTGTTCCACATCCTGCGCGCCATGTGCCCCGGCATCGTTGAGGGGTGCCACATGCAGCACGCTCACTTGGGCATACAGCCCCATGGCCTGGGCCTGTTTTCGCAGGAAATCGCCCAACTGGGGATCGTTGCGGCCCGGGTACCATTTGGGCAGGAAAAGCACATGCATGGCGGCGTCGCAAAGTAAGACGATGGTCCCGCGCCGATCCCCGTCGAACGTGGTGGAGCGCAGTGCCGACTATATTTGCGGGCCGAACGGCGAAGGCCGGTCGACTTGGTGGATGTAGCTCAGTTGGTTAGAGCGTCGGATTGTGGTTCCGAAGGTCGCCGGTTCAAGCCCGGTCTTCCACCCGCCTGAACGGAAAAAGGCTCCCCAACGGGGGGCCTTTTTCTTTGCGCATGGCCATCGTTCCGTTCCGCCGATCGCGTCCTACCTTGCGCCGGTCTCCCACGCCATGTGCCGCGCCAACATCCTCCGCCATTCAATCGCGCTCCTGGGTACGGTGCTGTTGGCCGGCTGTCTCACCATCGAAGAACACTACACCTTCAAGAAGGACGGGAGCGGCAGCATGACCTACGTGGTGGACATGAGCGGCCTGGGTGAGATGATGAACAGTTTCGGCGACATGGGCGGCACGCCCCAGGATGACATGGGCACCATGGACCTCAGCGCCGAGGTGGGGCGCTTGAAGACCGTGCCGGGTGTGAGCAAGGTGAAGCTGGATGCCAAAAAGAAGTGGGTGCAGAAGATCAGTTTCAACTTCAAGGATGTCACGGCGCTCAATGCTGCGCTGAACGAGCTGCTAAAGGACAGCTCCGGTGTGCGACAGGATTTCTTCCGCTGGGAGGATGGTACATTGGTTCGCTCCAACAACCGGCATGCCCATGAACTGGGGGCCGGTATTGCCGCTGGTGAGGATGGTGGCGACGACGATGAGTTCGGCATGAACGCGATGCTGGAGTCGATGAAGTACCGCTACAGCTTCAAGTTCGCCAGGCCCATCGGCCAGGTGTCCTCCGCGGATGGTGTACTGCGGAGAACGACGGGCACCAAGGAGATAGGCTTGGAGACGGATTTCGCCGTCATCTCTCGCGACCCCTCCGCGCTGGACCTGCGCATCACATTGGACAAGTAGTTCCGCACGGCCTCGATGGAACACCTGTTGGAGACCGCCATCCGGCTCGCCGCCAAGGTCCACAAGGGTCAGGTCGATCGTTTCGGCAAACCTTACATCCTGCATGTGATGCGTGTGATGATGCGCGGTCAGGACCTGGACGAACAGGTGCTGGGTGCCCTCCACGATGTGTTGGAGCGCTCCTCGCTGAAGGCGCCCGATCTCGCCGCGAAGGGCTTCAACGGACGGGTCTTGAAGGCCTTGGACCACATCACTCGGCAGAAGGAGGAGACCTACGAACAATACATCGACCGGGTGATGCAGGACAACCTGGCCATACGGGTGAAGCTCAACGATCTGGCCGACAAGATGGACCTGCTCCACGTGGAGACCCTCAACCACGCCGACCTGAAACGCTACAACAAGCAACTGACGGCCTACCACCGGATGAAACGGTTGGTGGAGCATTCCAAGGCCCAGATGAGGCTGCAGCAACCGCGCCGGGACCGGGGCGAAGGCTGAGCGCGGGCAGGGCCGGACGGTGCATGGCCCCGGCTATCTTCGCCGTCCATCGAAACCAACCCTTTCCCATGAACATCAAGTATCTGCTGCTGGCGCTGCCCTGGCTGGTCGCGTGCGGCGGGTCCGCGGACAAGACCACCGAGGTCCCCGTGGCCGACACCACCTTCAATTGGGAGGTGGACCAGTTCGAAGACCTGCGCATCCTGCGCTACCGCATTCCCGGTTGGGACATGATCCCGTTGCAGCAGAAACAACTGGCCTACTACCTCACCATGAGCGGTCTGGCGGGGCGCGACATCATGTGGGACCAGAACCACCGGCACAACCTGCGCATCCGCCGCGCTTTGGAAAAGATCGTGGGCGGCCAGGGACCCGAGGACCAGGGCGCCGAGTGGGACGCCTTCATGACCTATGCGAAACAAGTTTGGTTCGCCAACGGCATCCATCACCACTACAGCAATGCCAAGTTCATTCCGGGCTTCACGCGGGAGTGGTTCACCAAGCGCCTGGCGAAAGCGGGCCACAGCCTCCCCGATGAGGTGCTTGAGACCATGTTCGATCCCACCATCGATGCCGTGAAGGTGAGCCAGGACGCCAGCCGGGACCTGGTGCTGGCCAGCGCGGTGAACTTCTACGGTCAGGATGTTTCGCAGAAGGAGGTGGAGTTGTACTACGATGCCATCGTGG is a window from the Flavobacteriales bacterium genome containing:
- a CDS encoding phosphohydrolase, producing the protein MEHLLETAIRLAAKVHKGQVDRFGKPYILHVMRVMMRGQDLDEQVLGALHDVLERSSLKAPDLAAKGFNGRVLKALDHITRQKEETYEQYIDRVMQDNLAIRVKLNDLADKMDLLHVETLNHADLKRYNKQLTAYHRMKRLVEHSKAQMRLQQPRRDRGEG
- a CDS encoding glycosyltransferase; the encoded protein is MHVLFLPKWYPGRNDPQLGDFLRKQAQAMGLYAQVSVLHVAPLNDAGAHGAQDVEHLDGAWELHCYYRANTAAWKPWRKLVNLLRWWRTTRRGWHRLVRERGMPDSLHACILVRPVLAARWFAWRNKLPYVVNEHSSEYLDGTYAAKGMLFHALSKWLFRNAAVVTTVSPWLGEALAAHGLASSPVIVPNVVPGLERALTPPGEPGHFFVVADLLDGTKNISGILRALATARERNAGLRLTVIGDGPDRTMLRDLAVRLAIGEQVRFLGRLSNREVLDHLAGAMAVVVNSNVETFSVVTGEALALGRPVIATRCGGPEAFITPENGILIGPRDDAALATAMLTLASGDLPHDPSAIRRSVGERFSREAVGRALLTIHQRVTGHG